A single window of Archangium gephyra DNA harbors:
- a CDS encoding sugar ABC transporter permease, translated as MFSRREGVPHWPLHVILAAVTLFTLYPILWVITIALSGKQSLAITTLPEAPSMMDRVRAVTPWPETLSFSNFTSVMTDQPFAQWMFNSAIIALGTTVVGVFLACTAAYAFSRFKFTGQRTGMMAFLVSQMFPGTLMLIPLYIILVQWLGLGSSRIGLMIVYATTSIPFSVWMLKGYFDTIPKELEEAAVMEGASAGKIFWTIVLPLAKPAVAVTALFSFMTAWNEFILAATFMDQETMYTAPVGLRFFVGGFSQQWGYFAAGSIIVSIPVVVLFLFLQKYLVSGLTAGSVKG; from the coding sequence ATGTTCTCGCGCCGCGAAGGGGTTCCCCACTGGCCGCTGCATGTGATTCTGGCGGCCGTCACCCTCTTCACCCTCTACCCCATCCTCTGGGTCATCACGATCGCCCTCTCGGGCAAGCAGAGCCTGGCCATCACCACGCTCCCCGAGGCGCCTTCCATGATGGACCGCGTCCGCGCCGTCACGCCGTGGCCGGAGACGCTGTCCTTCTCCAACTTCACCTCGGTGATGACGGATCAGCCCTTCGCCCAGTGGATGTTCAACAGCGCCATCATCGCGCTGGGCACCACGGTGGTGGGCGTCTTCCTGGCCTGCACCGCCGCCTACGCCTTCAGCCGCTTCAAGTTCACCGGCCAGCGCACCGGCATGATGGCCTTCCTCGTGTCCCAGATGTTCCCGGGCACGCTGATGCTCATCCCCCTCTACATCATCCTCGTGCAGTGGCTGGGCCTGGGCAGCTCGCGCATCGGCCTGATGATCGTCTACGCCACCACCTCCATCCCCTTCAGCGTGTGGATGCTCAAGGGCTACTTCGACACCATTCCGAAGGAGCTGGAGGAGGCGGCCGTGATGGAGGGCGCCTCAGCGGGGAAGATCTTCTGGACCATCGTCCTGCCGCTGGCCAAGCCCGCGGTGGCCGTCACGGCGCTCTTTTCCTTCATGACGGCGTGGAACGAGTTCATCCTCGCCGCCACCTTCATGGATCAAGAGACCATGTACACGGCGCCCGTGGGCCTGCGCTTCTTCGTGGGCGGATTCTCCCAGCAGTGGGGCTACTTCGCCGCCGGCTCCATCATCGTGTCCATTCCGGTGGTGGTCCTCTTCCTCTTCCTGCAAAAGTACCTCGTCTCCGGCCTCACCGCCGGCAGCGTCAAGGGGTAG
- a CDS encoding glucodextranase DOMON-like domain-containing protein: MKTSRLAVLSLAAALLAAPALAADKVSFKDPTGDDNGPGSYKYPTDTVYKRGSFDLTDFTFEKKGTKADVTLGFNTTLEDPWKMGSGFSVQMAFIFIDTDGKEGSGSTDAPPGLNVKFAPNNAWEKVIIISPQNSARVKAEAGNKASALKDNILVPTRTKGSGRKINATVDLAGLEGDPSQWGFQVVVQSNEGFPAGSDLLTRKVNEFEGQHRFGGGNDNDCDPHAIDVLAGEGKGDASEVKAQHDMLSYECAEDGAAKKPATLTMVGGMAKAAPAPAPAPAPAPAPAPAPAPAPAPAPAPAPDQK; this comes from the coding sequence ATGAAGACCTCGCGTCTCGCAGTGCTCTCGCTCGCCGCCGCCCTCCTGGCCGCTCCCGCCCTCGCCGCGGACAAGGTGTCCTTCAAGGACCCCACCGGTGACGACAACGGTCCGGGCTCCTACAAGTACCCGACGGACACCGTGTACAAGCGCGGCTCGTTCGACCTGACGGACTTCACCTTCGAGAAGAAGGGCACCAAGGCCGACGTCACCCTGGGCTTCAACACCACGCTCGAGGACCCCTGGAAGATGGGCTCGGGCTTCTCCGTGCAGATGGCCTTCATCTTCATCGACACGGACGGCAAGGAGGGCAGCGGCTCCACCGACGCTCCCCCGGGCCTCAACGTGAAGTTCGCCCCCAACAACGCCTGGGAGAAGGTCATCATCATCTCCCCGCAGAACTCCGCGCGCGTGAAGGCCGAGGCGGGCAACAAGGCCAGCGCCCTCAAGGACAACATCCTCGTCCCCACCCGCACCAAGGGCTCGGGCCGGAAGATCAACGCCACCGTGGACCTGGCGGGCCTCGAGGGGGACCCCTCGCAGTGGGGCTTCCAGGTGGTGGTGCAGTCCAACGAGGGCTTCCCCGCGGGCAGTGACCTGCTCACCCGCAAGGTGAACGAGTTCGAGGGCCAGCACCGCTTCGGCGGCGGCAACGACAACGATTGCGATCCGCACGCCATCGACGTGCTCGCCGGTGAGGGCAAGGGCGATGCGTCCGAGGTGAAGGCCCAGCACGACATGCTGAGCTACGAGTGCGCCGAGGATGGCGCGGCGAAGAAGCCGGCCACGCTGACGATGGTGGGTGGCATGGCCAAGGCGGCCCCTGCTCCGGCCCCGGCCCCGGCCCCTGCTCCGGCCCCGGCCCCTGCTCCGGCCCCGGCCCCGGCCCCGGCTCCGGCTCCTGCCCCGGACCAGAAGTAG
- a CDS encoding alpha-amylase family glycosyl hydrolase, translating to MPPPRSLRFLPALTLLACAPQAPSTGTPSERPPVELAPPAGDDWYRHAVFYEVFVRSFQDSNGDGKGDLPGLISRLDYLNDGDPSTTTDLGVDALWLMPVFDSPSYHGYDVMDYERIDPDYGTLEDFERLCAEAHRRGMRVILDLVVNHSSSQHPWFVESASSPTSAKRDWYLWSNTDPGWSPPWDLFAKGATWYERNGAYYYGVFWSGMPDLNLKTPAVREEVKRIASFWLGKGADGFRLDAARYLIETSGGLSGQADTPETHAFWKELAAHVRSVKPDAVLVGENWTTTPTIATYYGSTAQVPGGDELPLNFNFPLAEELLKAARAGDAANVTVKLAEMRSHYPAGVADAPFLTNHDQVRVATQLGGKAGDLATAASLLLTLPGSPFLYYGEEVGMANGTTNNDEAKRTPMAWNASAGAGFTTGTPWFSFSPGSEHTHVAAQVSTPGSLLSRYRELIRVRHASRALERGGLKLLTPTLGRAPTLAFLRGVGDERVLVVHNLTDAALTAGPFELEGDTSEVLFADPSVGSLLRSGGGWSVTLPGHSTGIWRLR from the coding sequence ATGCCGCCCCCGCGCTCCCTCCGCTTCCTCCCCGCCTTGACACTGCTGGCCTGCGCCCCGCAGGCGCCCTCTACCGGCACCCCGTCGGAGCGGCCTCCCGTGGAGCTCGCGCCTCCCGCGGGCGACGACTGGTACCGGCACGCCGTCTTCTATGAGGTCTTCGTGCGCAGCTTCCAGGACTCCAACGGGGACGGCAAAGGCGATCTGCCCGGCCTCATCTCGCGCCTGGACTACCTCAACGATGGGGACCCGAGCACCACCACGGATCTGGGCGTGGACGCGCTGTGGCTGATGCCGGTGTTCGACTCGCCCAGCTACCACGGCTACGACGTGATGGACTACGAGCGCATCGACCCGGACTACGGCACCCTAGAGGACTTCGAGCGGCTGTGCGCCGAGGCCCACCGCCGCGGCATGCGCGTCATCCTGGACCTGGTCGTCAACCACAGCAGCTCGCAGCACCCGTGGTTCGTGGAGTCCGCGTCCTCGCCCACCTCGGCGAAGCGGGACTGGTACCTGTGGAGCAACACGGACCCGGGCTGGAGTCCGCCCTGGGATCTCTTCGCCAAGGGCGCCACCTGGTACGAGCGCAACGGCGCGTACTACTACGGCGTCTTCTGGAGCGGCATGCCGGACCTCAACCTGAAGACGCCCGCGGTGCGCGAGGAGGTCAAGCGCATCGCCTCCTTCTGGCTGGGCAAGGGCGCAGATGGCTTCCGGCTGGACGCGGCGCGCTACCTCATCGAGACGAGCGGTGGGCTGTCGGGGCAGGCCGACACGCCGGAGACGCACGCCTTCTGGAAGGAGCTGGCCGCCCACGTGCGGAGCGTGAAGCCGGACGCGGTGCTGGTGGGGGAGAACTGGACCACCACGCCGACCATCGCCACCTATTATGGCTCCACGGCCCAGGTGCCCGGCGGGGACGAGCTGCCGCTCAACTTCAACTTCCCCCTCGCCGAGGAGCTGCTGAAGGCCGCCCGGGCGGGGGATGCGGCGAACGTCACCGTGAAGCTGGCGGAGATGCGCAGCCATTACCCCGCGGGCGTGGCGGACGCGCCCTTCCTCACCAACCACGACCAGGTGCGTGTGGCCACCCAACTGGGCGGCAAGGCCGGAGACCTGGCCACCGCCGCCTCGCTGCTGCTCACCCTGCCCGGCTCGCCCTTCCTCTACTACGGCGAGGAGGTGGGCATGGCCAACGGCACCACCAACAACGACGAGGCCAAGCGCACGCCCATGGCCTGGAACGCCAGCGCGGGCGCGGGCTTCACCACCGGCACACCGTGGTTCTCCTTCTCCCCGGGCTCGGAGCACACCCACGTGGCCGCCCAGGTGAGCACCCCGGGCTCGCTCCTGTCGCGCTACCGCGAGCTCATCCGCGTCCGGCACGCGTCGCGGGCCCTGGAGCGCGGCGGCCTCAAGCTGCTCACCCCCACCCTGGGCCGCGCCCCCACCCTCGCCTTCCTGCGCGGGGTGGGAGACGAGCGGGTGCTCGTGGTGCACAACCTCACGGATGCCGCGCTGACGGCGGGCCCCTTCGAGCTGGAGGGCGACACCTCCGAGGTGCTCTTCGCGGACCCGTCCGTGGGCTCACTGCTGCGGAGCGGTGGAGGCTGGAGCGTCACCCTGCCCGGCCATTCCACCGGCATCTGGCGCCTGCGGTAG
- a CDS encoding ABC transporter ATP-binding protein — translation MAGVVFKNVAKRYGEVSVIEGLNLDIRDHEFMVLVGPSGCGKSTALRMIAGLEEITGGNLSIGDRVVNELPPKDRDVAMVFQNYALYPHMTIRENLEFGLKIRKTPKPEMDRLVNDAAEILGITHLLERKPKQLSGGQRQRVALGRAIVRKPAVFLFDEPLSNLDAKLRVQMRSEIKKLQQRLGVTSVYVTHDQIEAMTMGHRIAVMKDGKLQQLGTPLEVYERPANVFVAQFIGSPPMSFTSATLSANGEVLEGDGFKLPVPQSLRPVTAGKGGRKLKVGIRPDNILSPSVTARGETAPLEVRVELVEPLGNEVIVHSRLAENSLVFRLPPQHTPDTGAKMAVVIELESLHLFDAETEQRLSV, via the coding sequence ATGGCGGGTGTCGTTTTCAAGAATGTGGCCAAGCGGTACGGCGAGGTGTCCGTCATCGAGGGGTTGAACCTCGACATCCGCGACCACGAGTTCATGGTGCTCGTCGGCCCCTCGGGCTGTGGCAAGTCCACCGCGCTGCGGATGATCGCCGGCCTGGAGGAGATCACCGGGGGCAACCTCTCCATCGGTGATCGCGTCGTGAACGAGCTGCCTCCCAAGGACCGCGACGTCGCGATGGTCTTCCAGAACTATGCGCTCTACCCGCATATGACCATCCGGGAGAACCTTGAGTTCGGCCTCAAGATTCGCAAGACGCCCAAGCCGGAGATGGACCGTCTGGTGAACGATGCCGCCGAGATTCTCGGCATCACCCACCTGCTGGAGCGCAAGCCCAAGCAGCTGTCCGGTGGCCAGCGCCAGCGCGTGGCGCTCGGCCGCGCCATCGTGCGCAAGCCGGCCGTGTTCCTCTTCGACGAGCCCCTCTCCAACCTCGACGCCAAGCTGCGCGTGCAGATGCGCTCGGAGATCAAGAAGCTCCAGCAGCGCCTCGGCGTCACCTCGGTCTACGTGACGCACGACCAGATCGAGGCCATGACGATGGGCCACCGCATCGCGGTGATGAAGGACGGCAAGCTGCAGCAGCTCGGCACCCCGCTGGAGGTGTACGAGCGCCCGGCCAACGTCTTCGTGGCCCAGTTCATCGGCTCGCCCCCCATGAGCTTCACCTCCGCCACGCTCTCCGCCAACGGCGAGGTGCTCGAGGGCGATGGCTTCAAGCTGCCCGTCCCCCAGAGCCTGCGCCCGGTGACGGCGGGCAAGGGCGGCCGCAAGCTCAAGGTCGGCATCCGCCCCGACAACATCCTCTCCCCCTCGGTCACCGCTCGCGGTGAGACGGCTCCCCTCGAGGTGAGGGTGGAGCTGGTGGAGCCGCTCGGCAACGAGGTCATCGTCCACTCCCGCCTGGCGGAGAACTCGCTGGTCTTCCGGCTCCCGCCCCAGCACACTCCGGACACCGGCGCGAAGATGGCGGTGGTCATCGAGCTGGAGTCGCTGCACCTCTTCGACGCCGAAACCGAGCAACGTCTGTCCGTCTAG
- a CDS encoding alpha-amylase family glycosyl hydrolase — MSTGAPAPAAPEAAVPAAAPAPAAVAAPEPPARRWADEVLYFVVLDRFADGDAANNVKVDKKAPGAFHGGDFKGLREQLDELSSLGVTSLWITPVVKNIDGFVTGAGFPDWGYHGYWADDFNQLDPRFGTEQDFKALVDACHERGIRVLLDVVYNHPGYNSRYLKAPETKGWLRSEEKGTCGQDDLTSCVSGLPDFKTEQPEVAKYLLDAQISWGKRSGVDGFRLDTVKHVDHPFWQEHRRRTREELGKDFFLLGEVWGGDRESLDPWFVNDEMDAGFDFGFQGNALAWALGRGRTVAFDSYLRSRHKVRKGYHLSHFLSSHDVPGLLFQLKGDVSRFRLAAALQLTTSGIPVIYYGEEVGRPGGDWPANRSDMPWGSRAVQPGAGLKRDEALRGFYQKLITVRRAHPALSRGTHKGLATEGDVYTFLRHDAESGDAVVVAVNRGEKKASASFPWPEAWSGVDAEDLLDGSRLTAAPTMDVTVEPLSVRILGRAR; from the coding sequence GTGAGCACGGGCGCGCCCGCTCCGGCCGCGCCCGAGGCCGCCGTGCCCGCCGCCGCTCCCGCGCCCGCCGCGGTGGCCGCGCCCGAGCCGCCCGCGCGCCGCTGGGCCGACGAGGTCCTCTACTTCGTCGTGCTGGACCGCTTCGCCGACGGTGACGCCGCCAACAACGTCAAGGTGGACAAGAAGGCCCCCGGCGCCTTCCACGGCGGAGACTTCAAGGGCCTGCGCGAGCAGCTCGACGAGCTGTCCTCGCTGGGCGTGACGTCGCTGTGGATCACCCCGGTGGTGAAGAACATCGACGGCTTCGTCACCGGCGCCGGCTTCCCGGACTGGGGCTACCACGGCTACTGGGCGGATGACTTCAACCAGCTCGACCCGCGTTTCGGCACCGAGCAGGACTTCAAGGCGCTGGTGGACGCGTGCCACGAGCGCGGCATCCGCGTGCTGCTGGACGTGGTCTACAACCACCCCGGCTACAACTCGCGCTACCTCAAGGCCCCCGAGACGAAGGGCTGGCTGCGCTCGGAGGAGAAGGGCACCTGCGGACAGGATGACCTGACCAGCTGCGTGTCCGGCCTGCCCGACTTCAAGACAGAGCAGCCCGAGGTGGCGAAGTACCTGCTCGACGCGCAGATTTCGTGGGGCAAGCGCTCGGGCGTGGACGGCTTCCGCCTGGACACGGTGAAGCACGTCGACCACCCCTTCTGGCAGGAGCACCGCCGCCGCACCCGCGAGGAGCTGGGCAAGGACTTCTTCCTGCTCGGCGAGGTGTGGGGCGGGGACCGCGAGTCGTTGGACCCGTGGTTCGTCAACGACGAGATGGATGCCGGCTTCGACTTCGGCTTCCAGGGCAACGCGCTCGCGTGGGCGCTGGGGCGCGGCCGCACGGTGGCCTTCGACTCCTACCTCCGCTCGCGGCACAAGGTGCGCAAGGGCTACCACCTGTCGCACTTCCTGTCCTCGCACGACGTGCCCGGCCTGCTCTTCCAGCTGAAGGGCGACGTGTCGCGCTTCCGGCTCGCGGCGGCGCTGCAGCTCACCACCTCCGGCATCCCCGTCATCTACTACGGCGAGGAGGTGGGCCGCCCCGGTGGTGACTGGCCCGCCAACCGTAGCGACATGCCCTGGGGCTCGCGCGCCGTGCAGCCCGGCGCCGGCCTCAAGCGTGACGAGGCCCTGCGCGGCTTCTACCAGAAGCTCATCACCGTGCGCCGGGCCCACCCCGCGCTCTCGCGTGGCACCCACAAGGGGCTCGCCACCGAGGGCGATGTCTACACCTTCCTCCGCCACGACGCGGAGTCGGGTGACGCGGTGGTGGTGGCGGTGAACCGCGGTGAGAAGAAGGCGTCCGCTTCGTTCCCCTGGCCCGAGGCCTGGAGTGGCGTGGACGCGGAAGATCTGCTCGACGGGAGCCGCCTCACGGCTGCTCCGACGATGGACGTCACCGTCGAGCCGCTGTCCGTCCGCATCCTGGGGCGGGCGCGATGA
- a CDS encoding extracellular solute-binding protein, giving the protein MKNLRLMIAAMALCALGLLSAPASAQPKEIILWHGYRAEEKAALEKVIKQFNDANKGIQVKTLAVPYDAYADKISATVPRGKGPDLFIFAQDRLGGWIEAGNTVEPIDFYLDDAVRKRFIPTTMEAMTYRGTVYGLPLNYKVVTLIYNKKLVPTPPKTSGELVATAKKLTDKKAGRFGLAYSYGDFYYHSALMNGFGGGVFGPGTTPTLNSPANVKSVELMMKWAEKDGILPAEPSSALITSLFNDGKAAMVFSGPWFLGEIAKSVDYGLAPLPTLDEAGGKPMRPWMTVEGVYVSAPSQNKDAAFEVAKFLTDATAAKVLALEGRQSPANQTVYADPKISGDAQLKAFRDQVEVAVPMPNVPEMTMVWSPATSAMNGILKKASTPKAALDVAQKAVAKDVAGLRKK; this is encoded by the coding sequence ATGAAGAACCTGCGACTGATGATCGCGGCCATGGCCTTGTGTGCCCTCGGCCTGCTGTCCGCGCCCGCCTCCGCCCAGCCCAAGGAGATCATCCTGTGGCACGGCTACCGCGCCGAGGAGAAGGCCGCGCTGGAGAAGGTGATCAAGCAGTTCAACGACGCCAACAAGGGCATCCAGGTGAAGACCCTGGCAGTGCCGTATGACGCCTACGCGGACAAGATCTCCGCCACGGTGCCGCGCGGCAAGGGCCCCGACCTCTTCATCTTCGCCCAGGACCGTCTGGGTGGGTGGATCGAGGCCGGCAACACGGTGGAGCCCATCGACTTCTACCTGGACGACGCCGTCCGCAAGCGCTTCATCCCCACCACGATGGAGGCGATGACCTACCGCGGCACCGTCTACGGCCTGCCGCTCAACTACAAGGTCGTCACGCTCATCTACAACAAGAAGCTCGTGCCCACCCCGCCCAAGACGAGCGGCGAGCTGGTGGCCACGGCCAAGAAGCTCACCGACAAGAAGGCGGGCCGCTTCGGTCTGGCCTACTCGTACGGCGACTTCTACTACCACTCGGCGCTGATGAACGGCTTCGGCGGTGGCGTGTTCGGCCCGGGCACCACGCCCACCCTCAACTCGCCGGCCAACGTGAAGTCCGTGGAGCTGATGATGAAGTGGGCGGAGAAGGACGGCATCCTGCCCGCCGAGCCCTCCAGCGCGCTCATCACCTCGCTCTTCAACGACGGCAAGGCGGCCATGGTGTTCTCCGGCCCCTGGTTCCTCGGGGAGATCGCCAAGAGCGTGGACTACGGCCTGGCCCCCCTGCCCACCCTGGACGAGGCCGGTGGCAAGCCCATGCGCCCGTGGATGACGGTGGAGGGCGTGTACGTCTCCGCTCCGTCGCAGAACAAGGACGCGGCCTTCGAGGTGGCGAAGTTCCTCACCGACGCCACCGCCGCCAAGGTGCTCGCGCTGGAGGGCCGCCAGAGCCCCGCCAACCAGACCGTGTACGCGGACCCGAAGATTTCGGGCGACGCGCAGCTCAAGGCGTTCCGCGACCAGGTCGAGGTGGCGGTGCCGATGCCCAACGTGCCGGAGATGACGATGGTCTGGTCGCCGGCCACCTCGGCGATGAACGGCATCCTCAAGAAGGCTTCCACCCCCAAGGCCGCCCTCGACGTGGCCCAGAAGGCCGTGGCCAAGGACGTGGCCGGCCTGCGCAAGAAGTGA
- a CDS encoding glucodextranase DOMON-like domain-containing protein, producing MVPLRRLSLLLLLATCASACRGTRGDTRLFSLEDPRGDDHGDGELRYPLRQDLGPGSMDLLSFRASAEGDGTRFEAVFARPIPVPTGRTVDAAGTTLAAMARFGFYTFNLDVYVDEDGQEGSGRTDTLPGRYLTLAPGSAWEKVILLTPRPYEARDVLRALWRQEALRELQRQQGEVSESTARALEAQVEQRIERSVFFPTRVRVSGPTVSFFVPESFLGGQARPTWGYAVAVTGASLERRVELPALFGGVTAPAPQGLMVLGIGPGTSHERFGGGRLGSTTQSPVVDLLVPEGVPQQEVLGQQARPWPAVVPASPGLPQAPDAGGMAGQGDAPASTAPQQ from the coding sequence ATGGTGCCGCTCCGCCGTCTCTCCCTGCTCCTGTTGCTGGCCACGTGTGCCAGCGCCTGCCGAGGCACGCGTGGTGACACGCGGCTCTTCTCCCTGGAGGACCCGCGTGGGGATGACCACGGGGATGGCGAGCTGCGCTACCCGCTGCGCCAGGACCTGGGGCCGGGCTCCATGGATCTGTTGTCCTTCCGCGCCTCCGCGGAGGGGGACGGCACCCGCTTCGAGGCCGTCTTCGCCCGTCCCATTCCCGTGCCCACGGGGCGGACGGTGGATGCGGCGGGGACCACGTTGGCGGCCATGGCCCGCTTCGGCTTCTACACCTTCAACCTGGACGTCTACGTGGACGAGGACGGGCAGGAAGGCTCGGGCCGCACGGACACGCTCCCCGGCCGCTACCTCACGCTCGCACCGGGCAGTGCGTGGGAGAAGGTCATCCTCCTCACCCCCCGTCCCTACGAGGCGCGTGACGTGCTGCGCGCGCTGTGGCGGCAGGAGGCGCTGAGGGAGCTGCAGCGGCAGCAGGGCGAGGTGAGCGAGTCGACCGCGCGGGCACTGGAGGCGCAGGTGGAGCAGCGCATCGAGCGGAGCGTCTTCTTCCCCACCCGGGTGCGCGTCTCGGGACCCACGGTGTCCTTCTTCGTCCCGGAGTCCTTCCTCGGGGGCCAGGCGCGACCCACGTGGGGCTACGCGGTGGCCGTCACCGGGGCCTCGCTGGAGCGCCGGGTGGAGCTGCCCGCCCTCTTCGGAGGCGTGACGGCGCCAGCCCCACAGGGGCTGATGGTGCTCGGCATCGGACCGGGCACCTCGCACGAGCGCTTTGGCGGGGGGCGCCTGGGCAGCACCACCCAGTCGCCGGTGGTGGACCTGCTGGTGCCCGAGGGCGTGCCACAGCAGGAGGTGCTCGGACAGCAGGCGCGCCCGTGGCCGGCGGTGGTGCCGGCCTCGCCCGGCCTACCGCAGGCGCCAGATGCCGGTGGAATGGCCGGGCAGGGTGACGCTCCAGCCTCCACCGCTCCGCAGCAGTGA
- a CDS encoding carbohydrate ABC transporter permease: MSTTAPHRSGGESASPAPSERGAAEALHHAGSPPGGAQGPAPRRVRVLVGLSLALGLSLVLAQGLLAKALETVATERADRQAFVSLRALEDLVQRAGGTGESVRAVVSAWQQQLPPGSAVRVIAFSGIQLEASTFPGDTEDRAAPRRLSREEKPLYDRGQRLRAAVETNREEGTARKLEVEAEALPNGGRQLSAPVEVDGAVVGLVELATPPLKEPLYPSKGALALWLLLPLVLCAAASFVVRRQGLLVLASVVALVVGVGGYASYSLDMLDDQVRETQTLVAGQLRAMSERAQAVLAERQLATEPALQPGNWDADQFRRPLGLVTPAGAVNEAAVTARVAELRSGAGRALGGLGALALAVLLFIGMGGLARTVETVVENRTAYAYIAPAMVGMVVLVFFPFFYGITLSFTDSNLYNTGQSLTDIWVGLRNYAEILGDFTLARRAQDGSIVFNYLNFYYTLFFTVVWTVTNVTIGVTVGLVLALILNVQGLALRPVYRVLLILPWAMPNYITALIWKGMFHQQFGVVNHVIRMFGGQGLAWYDTPVSSFLTVLATNGWLSFPFMMVVSLGALTSIPTELYEAARVDGASRWQQFTAITLPALKPALVPAIILSVVWTFNQFNVIFLVTEGEPSNSTEILVTQAYKYAFQRYRYGYAAAYSTVIFGILLLYSVVQNRMSRATEAA; this comes from the coding sequence GTGAGCACGACGGCCCCACACCGTTCCGGCGGCGAGTCCGCCTCCCCCGCGCCCTCCGAGCGCGGCGCCGCCGAAGCCCTTCACCACGCGGGCAGTCCCCCTGGGGGTGCCCAGGGCCCTGCACCGCGCCGCGTGCGGGTGCTCGTGGGGCTGTCCCTCGCCCTCGGCCTGTCCCTCGTGCTCGCCCAGGGTCTGCTGGCCAAGGCCCTGGAGACCGTCGCCACCGAGCGCGCGGACCGGCAGGCCTTCGTGTCCCTGCGGGCGCTGGAGGACCTGGTCCAGCGCGCGGGGGGCACGGGCGAGTCCGTCCGCGCCGTGGTGTCCGCCTGGCAGCAGCAGCTCCCGCCGGGCAGCGCGGTGCGGGTGATCGCCTTCTCGGGCATCCAGCTCGAGGCCTCCACCTTCCCCGGCGACACGGAGGACCGCGCGGCGCCGCGCCGGCTGTCGCGCGAGGAGAAGCCCCTCTATGACCGGGGCCAGCGCCTGCGCGCCGCGGTGGAGACGAACCGCGAGGAGGGCACCGCGCGCAAGCTGGAGGTGGAAGCCGAGGCGCTGCCCAACGGTGGGCGTCAGCTGAGCGCGCCGGTGGAGGTGGACGGCGCGGTGGTGGGCCTGGTGGAGCTGGCCACGCCCCCGCTGAAGGAGCCGCTCTACCCCAGCAAGGGCGCGCTGGCGCTGTGGCTGCTGCTGCCGCTGGTGCTGTGCGCGGCCGCTTCCTTCGTCGTGCGCAGGCAGGGCCTGCTCGTCCTCGCCTCGGTGGTGGCGCTGGTGGTGGGCGTGGGCGGTTACGCCTCGTACTCGCTGGACATGCTGGACGACCAGGTGCGTGAGACGCAGACGCTCGTGGCCGGGCAGCTGCGCGCCATGTCCGAGCGCGCCCAGGCGGTGCTGGCCGAGCGTCAGCTCGCCACCGAGCCGGCGCTCCAGCCCGGCAACTGGGACGCGGATCAGTTCCGCCGTCCGCTCGGACTCGTGACGCCCGCGGGGGCGGTGAACGAGGCGGCGGTGACGGCGCGTGTGGCCGAGCTGCGCTCGGGCGCGGGCCGGGCCCTGGGTGGCCTGGGCGCGCTGGCGCTCGCCGTGCTGCTCTTCATCGGCATGGGCGGCCTGGCCCGCACGGTGGAGACGGTGGTGGAGAACCGCACCGCGTACGCCTACATCGCTCCGGCGATGGTGGGCATGGTGGTGCTCGTCTTCTTCCCGTTCTTCTACGGCATCACCCTGTCCTTCACCGACTCCAACCTCTACAACACGGGGCAGTCGCTGACGGACATCTGGGTGGGCCTGCGCAACTACGCGGAGATTCTCGGCGACTTCACCCTCGCCAGGCGCGCGCAGGACGGCTCCATCGTCTTCAACTACCTCAACTTCTACTACACGCTCTTCTTCACCGTGGTGTGGACGGTCACCAACGTCACCATCGGCGTGACGGTGGGCCTGGTGCTCGCCCTCATCCTCAACGTGCAGGGACTGGCGCTGCGCCCGGTGTACCGCGTGCTGCTCATCCTGCCGTGGGCCATGCCCAACTACATCACCGCCCTCATCTGGAAGGGCATGTTCCACCAGCAGTTCGGCGTGGTGAACCATGTCATCCGCATGTTCGGCGGCCAGGGGCTCGCCTGGTACGACACGCCTGTCAGCTCCTTCCTCACGGTGCTCGCCACCAACGGCTGGTTGAGCTTCCCCTTCATGATGGTGGTGTCGCTCGGCGCGCTCACCTCCATCCCCACCGAGCTCTATGAGGCCGCTCGCGTGGACGGCGCCTCGCGCTGGCAGCAGTTCACCGCCATCACCCTGCCCGCGCTCAAGCCCGCGCTCGTCCCGGCCATCATCCTGTCGGTGGTGTGGACCTTCAACCAGTTCAACGTCATCTTCCTGGTGACCGAGGGCGAGCCGAGCAACTCGACGGAAATCCTCGTCACCCAGGCGTACAAGTACGCCTTCCAGCGCTACCGCTACGGCTACGCGGCGGCGTACTCCACCGTCATCTTCGGCATCCTGCTGCTCTACAGCGTGGTGCAGAACCGCATGTCCCGCGCCACGGAGGCCGCCTGA